A DNA window from Tissierellales bacterium contains the following coding sequences:
- the trpB gene encoding tryptophan synthase subunit beta has protein sequence MLENNNGYFGEFGGSFVPKELDSVLKEVEKNFYKNINDETFLEELKYYQKQYIGRENPLYHAERLSKSIGGAKIYLKREDLNHTGAHKINNAIGQALLAKRMGKNRIIAETGAGQHGVATATVCALFGMDCTIYMGEIDTKRQALNVFRMELLGAKVVAVTSGTATLKDAVDAALEDFVKNADDTFYLLGSAVGPHPYPTMVREFQSVIGKEAREQILECEGKLPDYLVAAVGGGSNAIGLFHPFVNDESVKIIGVEPAGKGLDTKDHAASLTKGTIGVIHGFKCYTLQDDNGEPLPVHSIAAGLDYPGVGPEHSYYKATNRAEYKSITDDEAMKAFFELSKTEGIIPAIESAHAIAEGIKLAETLDESKIIIINLSGRGDKDVAQVREMISK, from the coding sequence ATGTTAGAAAATAATAATGGTTACTTTGGAGAATTTGGTGGAAGTTTTGTACCTAAAGAATTAGATTCAGTGTTAAAAGAGGTTGAAAAGAATTTTTACAAGAACATAAATGATGAAACGTTTTTAGAAGAATTAAAATATTATCAAAAGCAATATATCGGAAGAGAAAATCCACTATATCACGCAGAGCGACTTTCAAAAAGCATTGGCGGGGCAAAGATATATTTAAAAAGGGAAGATCTGAATCATACAGGAGCTCACAAGATAAACAATGCCATAGGTCAAGCACTTTTAGCCAAGCGTATGGGGAAAAATAGAATCATCGCAGAGACAGGAGCTGGTCAGCATGGAGTGGCAACGGCTACAGTTTGTGCATTATTTGGAATGGATTGTACGATATATATGGGAGAGATAGATACGAAGAGACAGGCGCTAAATGTATTTAGAATGGAACTTCTAGGAGCAAAAGTAGTAGCAGTAACGAGCGGAACAGCTACACTAAAAGATGCAGTAGATGCAGCTCTTGAAGACTTTGTGAAAAATGCAGATGATACATTCTATCTTTTAGGTTCAGCCGTAGGTCCACATCCTTATCCAACTATGGTTAGAGAATTTCAAAGTGTGATAGGAAAAGAAGCTAGAGAGCAGATACTAGAATGCGAGGGGAAATTGCCAGATTATCTAGTTGCAGCAGTAGGTGGTGGAAGTAATGCCATAGGTTTATTTCATCCATTTGTAAATGATGAATCAGTAAAAATAATAGGAGTAGAACCGGCTGGAAAAGGACTAGATACAAAAGATCACGCAGCATCTCTTACTAAAGGGACTATAGGGGTGATTCATGGATTTAAATGCTATACACTTCAAGATGATAATGGAGAGCCACTTCCGGTACATTCTATAGCTGCAGGACTTGACTACCCAGGAGTAGGGCCAGAGCATAGCTATTACAAAGCGACAAATAGAGCAGAATATAAATCCATTACAGATGATGAAGCTATGAAAGCATTCTTTGAATTATCAAAAACAGAAGGTATAATACCGGCGATAGAGAGTGCCCATGCCATAGCAGAGGGAATAAAACTTGCAGAAACATTAGATGAGAGTAAAATAATCATAATAAATTTATCTGGGCGCGGTGACAAAGATGTAGCTCAGGTGAGAGAGATGATAAGTAAATAG